One genomic segment of Streptomyces sp. TLI_146 includes these proteins:
- the dnaA gene encoding chromosomal replication initiator protein DnaA: MADVPADLAAVWPRVLEQLLAEGQQGIEPKDKQWIERCQPLALVADTALLAVPNEWGKRVLEGRLAPLISDTLSRECGRQIRIAITVDDSVGEPPGGGPQSAPPQQQPPRYQDDAYGRPADDGLPTVRPAYPDYQQQRPEPGAWPRAQEDLSWQQQRLGGFQERDPYATARPQQPQHDYRQPQMPERPPYEQQSQPYEQQRQDRHERHERHDLPEPQAPQHHGGPQPGGAQRPMGGPSSSSAQPGGPGEPHARLNPKYLFDTFVIGSSNRFAHAAAVAVAEAPAKAYNPLFIYGESGLGKTHLLHAIGHYARSLYPGTRVRYVSSEEFTNEFINSIRDGKGDTFRKRYRDVDILLVDDIQFLASKESTQEEFFHTFNTLHNANKQIVLSSDRPPKQLMTLEDRLRNRFEWGLTTDVQPPELETRIAILRKKAVQEQLNAPPEVLEFIASRISRNIRELEGALIRVTAFASLNRQPVDLGLTEIVLKDLIPGGEDSAPEITAGAIMAATADYFGLTVEDLCGSSRSRVLVTARQIAMYLCRELTDLSLPKIGAQFGGRDHTTVMHADRKIRALMAERRSIYNQVTELTNRIKNG; this comes from the coding sequence GTGGCTGACGTACCTGCCGATCTTGCCGCAGTGTGGCCACGAGTGCTGGAGCAGCTCCTCGCGGAGGGCCAGCAGGGCATCGAGCCCAAGGACAAGCAGTGGATCGAGCGCTGCCAGCCGCTCGCCCTGGTCGCCGACACCGCGCTGCTCGCCGTCCCCAACGAGTGGGGCAAGCGCGTCCTGGAGGGCCGGCTGGCGCCGCTGATCAGCGACACGCTCAGCCGTGAGTGCGGCCGCCAGATCCGGATCGCGATCACCGTCGACGACTCCGTGGGCGAGCCCCCCGGCGGCGGCCCGCAGTCCGCGCCGCCCCAGCAGCAGCCCCCGCGCTACCAGGACGACGCCTACGGCCGCCCGGCCGACGACGGCCTGCCGACCGTGCGCCCCGCCTACCCGGACTACCAGCAGCAGCGCCCCGAGCCCGGCGCCTGGCCGCGCGCCCAGGAGGACCTGTCCTGGCAGCAGCAGCGCCTGGGCGGCTTCCAGGAGCGCGACCCGTACGCGACCGCCCGCCCGCAGCAGCCGCAGCACGACTACCGGCAGCCGCAGATGCCCGAGCGCCCGCCGTACGAGCAGCAGTCGCAGCCGTACGAGCAGCAGCGCCAGGACCGGCACGAGCGCCATGAGCGGCACGACCTCCCCGAGCCGCAGGCCCCGCAGCACCATGGCGGCCCGCAGCCCGGCGGCGCCCAGCGTCCGATGGGCGGCCCCTCGTCGTCCTCGGCGCAGCCCGGCGGCCCCGGCGAGCCGCACGCGCGCCTCAACCCCAAGTACCTCTTCGACACGTTCGTCATCGGTTCCTCGAACCGGTTCGCGCACGCGGCGGCCGTCGCCGTCGCCGAGGCACCGGCCAAGGCGTACAACCCGCTCTTCATCTATGGGGAGTCGGGCCTTGGCAAAACGCATCTGCTGCACGCCATCGGGCACTACGCCCGCAGCCTCTACCCCGGCACGCGCGTGCGCTATGTGAGCTCCGAGGAGTTCACCAACGAGTTCATCAACTCGATCCGCGACGGCAAGGGCGACACCTTCCGCAAGCGGTACCGGGACGTGGACATCCTTCTGGTCGACGACATCCAGTTCCTGGCGAGCAAGGAGTCGACGCAGGAGGAGTTCTTCCACACGTTCAACACGCTCCACAACGCCAACAAGCAGATCGTGCTCTCCTCCGACCGGCCGCCCAAGCAGCTGATGACGCTGGAGGACCGGCTGAGGAACCGTTTCGAGTGGGGTCTGACCACCGATGTGCAGCCGCCCGAGCTGGAGACGCGTATCGCGATCCTCCGTAAGAAGGCGGTGCAGGAGCAGCTCAACGCTCCGCCGGAGGTGCTGGAGTTCATCGCGTCCCGGATCTCGCGCAACATCCGCGAGCTGGAGGGCGCGCTGATCCGGGTGACGGCGTTCGCGTCGCTCAACCGGCAGCCGGTGGACCTGGGGCTCACCGAGATCGTACTGAAGGACCTGATCCCCGGCGGCGAGGACTCGGCGCCCGAGATCACGGCCGGCGCGATCATGGCGGCGACCGCCGACTACTTCGGGCTCACCGTCGAGGACCTGTGCGGATCCTCGCGCAGCCGGGTCCTGGTGACGGCACGCCAGATCGCCATGTACCTGTGCCGTGAGCTCACCGACCTCTCGCTGCCGAAGATCGGGGCGCAGTTCGGCGGCCGCGACCACACGACGGTGATGCACGCCGACCGCAAGATCCGCGCGCTGATGGCCGAGCGGCGCTCCATCTACAACCAGGTCACCGAGCTCACCAACCGCATCAAGAACGGCTGA
- the rpmH gene encoding 50S ribosomal protein L34 translates to MSKRTFQPNNRRRAKTHGFRLRMRTRAGRAILANRRGKGRASLSA, encoded by the coding sequence GTGAGCAAGCGCACCTTCCAGCCGAACAACCGTCGTCGCGCCAAGACCCACGGCTTCCGCCTGCGGATGCGTACCCGTGCCGGCCGCGCCATCCTCGCGAACCGCCGTGGCAAGGGCCGCGCCAGCCTGTCCGCCTAA
- the rnpA gene encoding ribonuclease P protein component, whose product MLPTENRLRRREDFATAVRRGRRAGRPLLVVHLRSGATDPHAPGESAPPTRAGFVVSKAVGVAVVRNLVKRRLRHLMRDRLSQLPPGSLVVVRALPGAGDADHAHLARDLDAALQRLLGGGAR is encoded by the coding sequence GTGCTGCCTACCGAGAATCGGCTGAGGCGGCGCGAAGACTTCGCGACCGCGGTACGCCGAGGACGCCGGGCCGGTCGCCCGCTCCTCGTCGTCCATCTACGCAGCGGTGCAACGGACCCGCACGCGCCTGGGGAGAGCGCTCCCCCGACGCGTGCGGGTTTCGTCGTCAGCAAGGCCGTGGGCGTAGCGGTCGTCCGCAACCTGGTGAAGCGAAGGCTTCGCCATCTGATGCGCGATCGGCTGTCCCAGCTGCCCCCCGGTAGCCTGGTGGTCGTACGAGCATTGCCCGGCGCGGGCGATGCCGATCATGCACATCTGGCCCGAGACCTGGACGCCGCTCTCCAGCGGTTGCTGGGAGGGGGTGCGCGATGA
- the yidD gene encoding membrane protein insertion efficiency factor YidD — MKYPLLALIKLYQWTISPLLGPVCRYYPSCSHYGFTAIDRHGAVKGTALTAWRILRCNPWSPGGVDYVPERKRPRWHEALRNAWRGDKGGHFAAETEPSPAAETSPNAQGA; from the coding sequence ATGAAGTACCCGCTGCTGGCCCTGATCAAGCTGTACCAGTGGACGATCAGCCCGCTGCTCGGGCCCGTCTGCAGGTACTACCCGTCGTGTTCCCACTACGGATTCACGGCCATTGACCGGCATGGCGCGGTGAAGGGCACGGCACTGACCGCCTGGCGCATTCTGCGGTGCAACCCGTGGTCGCCGGGCGGCGTGGACTACGTCCCCGAACGCAAGCGCCCTCGTTGGCACGAGGCGCTGCGCAATGCCTGGCGCGGCGACAAGGGCGGGCACTTTGCCGCCGAGACCGAGCCCAGCCCGGCCGCAGAGACCTCGCCCAATGCTCAAGGAGCCTGA
- the yidC gene encoding membrane protein insertase YidC has product MDTIASLFSFITTPVSWVIVQFHRLYGAIFGPDTGWAWGLSIVSLVVLIRICLIPLFVKQIKSTRNMQALQPKMKAIQERYKSDKQRQSEEMMKLYKETGTNPLSSCLPILAQSPFFFALYHVLSNIANNKKVGVIDQSLLDSARSAHIFGAPLAAKFTDSASKVDALGATLTDVRVVTAIMIVMMSASQFFTQRQLMTKNVDLSVKTPFMQQQKMLMYVFPVMFAVMGINFPVGVLVYWLTTNVWTMGQQMYVINQNPTPGSKAQASYLERLSKSIAAHSDVRGKRRRAVVQAIVAKGPDRNDNERKFITGLAKQGFAAQADGSVVKSETTVAEAEGSGPKRQQPKRQTKAQRQSGAAAQQGTADAEAPAKTSLDKGTSDEDSGAKQDAPQDAKSKPAAKPASGTARSKAQSGQRKGQQRPKHPSKK; this is encoded by the coding sequence GTGGACACGATTGCCAGTCTGTTCAGCTTTATCACCACCCCTGTTTCCTGGGTCATCGTCCAGTTCCACCGGCTGTACGGCGCGATCTTCGGTCCGGACACGGGCTGGGCCTGGGGACTGTCCATCGTGTCCCTGGTGGTGCTGATCCGGATCTGTCTGATCCCGCTCTTCGTGAAGCAGATCAAGTCGACCCGGAACATGCAGGCGCTCCAGCCGAAGATGAAGGCGATCCAGGAGCGCTACAAGAGCGACAAGCAGCGTCAGTCCGAAGAGATGATGAAGCTGTACAAGGAGACGGGCACCAACCCGCTCTCCTCGTGCCTTCCCATCCTCGCCCAGTCGCCCTTCTTCTTCGCGCTGTACCACGTGCTCAGCAACATCGCGAACAACAAGAAGGTCGGTGTCATCGACCAGTCGCTGCTCGACAGCGCGCGTAGCGCCCACATCTTCGGCGCTCCGCTGGCGGCCAAGTTCACCGACAGCGCCTCCAAGGTCGACGCTCTCGGCGCCACGCTGACCGACGTCCGCGTCGTGACCGCGATCATGATCGTGATGATGTCCGCCTCGCAGTTCTTCACCCAGCGCCAGCTGATGACGAAGAACGTGGACCTCTCGGTGAAGACGCCGTTCATGCAGCAGCAGAAGATGCTGATGTACGTCTTCCCGGTCATGTTCGCCGTGATGGGCATCAACTTCCCCGTCGGTGTCCTCGTCTACTGGCTGACCACCAACGTGTGGACCATGGGCCAGCAGATGTACGTGATCAACCAGAACCCGACGCCGGGCTCGAAGGCGCAGGCCAGCTACCTGGAGCGGCTGAGCAAGAGCATCGCCGCCCACAGCGACGTCCGGGGCAAGCGCCGTCGCGCCGTGGTCCAGGCGATCGTGGCCAAGGGCCCGGACCGCAACGACAACGAGCGCAAGTTCATCACCGGCCTGGCCAAGCAGGGCTTCGCGGCCCAGGCCGACGGCTCCGTGGTGAAGAGCGAGACCACTGTGGCCGAGGCGGAGGGCAGCGGGCCCAAGCGGCAGCAGCCCAAGCGCCAGACCAAGGCCCAGCGCCAGTCCGGTGCGGCCGCCCAGCAGGGCACGGCCGACGCCGAGGCACCGGCGAAGACCTCGCTGGACAAGGGCACGTCGGACGAGGACTCCGGGGCGAAGCAGGACGCGCCGCAGGACGCCAAGTCCAAGCCGGCCGCCAAGCCGGCCTCCGGTACCGCACGCAGCAAGGCCCAGTCCGGACAGCGCAAGGGTCAGCAGCGGCCCAAGCACCCGTCCAAGAAGTAA
- a CDS encoding R3H domain-containing nucleic acid-binding protein: protein MTEGTTPAAEGVDTLSRLEQEGEIAADYLEGLLDIADLDGDIDMDVEADRAAVSIISDSSSRDLQKLVGRDGEVLEALQELTRLAVHRETGDRSRLMLDIAGFRAKKRTELAELGAKTADEVKNSGQPVKLQPMTPFERKVVHDAVAAAGLRSESEGEEPQRFVVVLPA from the coding sequence GTGACGGAAGGCACCACCCCGGCCGCCGAGGGTGTCGACACCCTGTCCCGCCTGGAGCAGGAGGGGGAGATCGCCGCCGACTACCTTGAGGGCCTGCTCGACATCGCCGACCTGGACGGCGACATCGACATGGACGTCGAGGCGGACCGTGCCGCGGTTTCGATCATCAGCGACTCCAGCAGCCGTGACCTGCAGAAGCTCGTCGGCCGTGACGGTGAGGTGCTGGAGGCGCTCCAGGAGCTGACGCGACTGGCCGTGCACCGGGAGACCGGCGACCGCAGCCGTCTGATGCTCGACATCGCCGGCTTCCGGGCCAAGAAGCGCACGGAGCTGGCCGAGCTGGGTGCCAAGACCGCGGACGAGGTCAAGAACTCCGGCCAGCCGGTCAAGCTCCAGCCCATGACGCCGTTCGAGCGCAAGGTCGTGCACGACGCGGTCGCCGCCGCCGGTCTGCGCAGCGAGTCCGAGGGCGAGGAGCCGCAGCGCTTCGTCGTCGTGCTCCCCGCCTGA
- the rsmG gene encoding 16S rRNA (guanine(527)-N(7))-methyltransferase RsmG, giving the protein MTEAAAELPQAPEEARAVFGEYFPEAVRYAELLADAGVKRGLIGPREVPRLWERHLLNCAVLSEVVPEGVTVCDVGSGAGLPGIPLALVRPDLKITLLEPLLRRTNFLQEVVELLGLDHVTVVRGRAEEMLGKVQPVHVVTARAVAPLDRLAGWGVPLLRPYGEMLALKGDTAEEELLGARAALSKLGVVNTSVLHVGEGIVDPMSTVVRVEVGESPGGVRFAAKRAKAARTGRTRRRR; this is encoded by the coding sequence GTGACGGAGGCAGCAGCAGAGCTTCCCCAGGCGCCCGAAGAGGCGCGCGCGGTATTCGGCGAGTACTTTCCGGAGGCCGTCCGGTACGCCGAGCTGCTCGCGGACGCGGGAGTCAAGCGCGGTCTGATCGGTCCGCGCGAGGTGCCCCGCCTCTGGGAGCGCCATCTGCTCAATTGCGCCGTGCTCTCCGAGGTCGTCCCCGAGGGCGTCACGGTCTGCGACGTCGGCTCCGGGGCCGGTCTGCCTGGTATCCCGCTCGCGCTGGTGCGCCCGGATCTGAAGATCACGCTCCTTGAGCCGCTGCTGCGGCGCACCAATTTCCTTCAGGAAGTCGTGGAGCTGCTGGGTCTGGACCATGTGACCGTGGTGCGCGGCCGGGCCGAGGAGATGCTGGGCAAGGTGCAGCCGGTGCACGTGGTCACGGCCCGTGCGGTGGCCCCGTTGGACCGGCTGGCCGGGTGGGGCGTTCCGCTGCTGCGCCCCTACGGCGAGATGCTGGCGCTCAAGGGCGACACCGCCGAGGAGGAGCTCCTGGGTGCGCGGGCCGCGCTGAGCAAGCTCGGTGTGGTGAACACCTCAGTGCTGCATGTCGGCGAGGGCATCGTGGACCCGATGTCCACGGTCGTGCGGGTCGAGGTCGGGGAGAGCCCGGGCGGTGTGAGGTTCGCCGCCAAGCGCGCCAAGGCCGCCAGGACCGGCCGTACCAGGCGCCGCCGCTGA
- a CDS encoding ParA family protein codes for MAGSVHCEPEVEESESLRSDANIAGPMTDPVPGPRTESAGEDVSRETPPPMDDTPIGRAAQLAVEALGRAGEGLPRPEQTRIMVVANQKGGVGKTTTTVNLAASLALHGARVLVVDLDPQGNASTALGIDHHAEVPSIYDVLVESRPLSEVVQPVRDVEGLFCAPATIDLAGAEIELVSLVARESRLQRAIQAYEQPLDYILIDCPPSLGLLTVNALVAGAEVLIPIQCEYYALEGLGQLLRNVDLVRGHLNPALHVSTILLTMYDGRTRLASQVADEVRSHFGHEVLRTSIPRSVRISEAPSYGQTVLTYDPGSSGSLSYLEAAREIALRGVGINYDPTTHIPAGIQNNQHSMSEGIQ; via the coding sequence ATGGCAGGCTCTGTGCATTGCGAGCCTGAAGTCGAGGAGAGTGAATCCTTGCGGTCCGACGCCAACATCGCGGGACCGATGACCGATCCGGTCCCCGGTCCCCGTACCGAGTCGGCGGGGGAGGATGTTTCACGTGAAACACCGCCCCCGATGGACGACACCCCCATCGGTCGTGCTGCCCAGCTGGCGGTGGAAGCTCTCGGCCGTGCCGGCGAGGGACTGCCCCGGCCTGAGCAGACACGCATCATGGTGGTCGCCAACCAGAAGGGCGGCGTGGGAAAGACCACCACCACGGTCAATCTCGCCGCCTCCCTGGCGCTGCACGGTGCCCGGGTTCTGGTCGTCGACCTCGACCCGCAGGGCAACGCCTCCACCGCGCTGGGGATAGACCACCATGCCGAGGTCCCCTCGATCTATGACGTCCTGGTGGAGAGCAGACCGCTCTCCGAGGTCGTCCAGCCGGTCCGGGACGTGGAGGGCCTCTTCTGTGCCCCGGCCACGATCGACCTGGCCGGTGCGGAGATCGAGCTGGTGTCGCTGGTGGCACGGGAGAGCCGGCTGCAGCGCGCCATCCAGGCGTACGAGCAGCCGCTGGATTACATCCTGATTGACTGCCCGCCGTCCCTGGGGCTCCTCACAGTCAACGCGCTCGTCGCCGGTGCCGAGGTCCTGATCCCCATCCAGTGCGAGTACTACGCGCTGGAAGGGCTGGGCCAGCTGCTGCGGAACGTCGATCTGGTGCGAGGGCATCTCAACCCCGCACTGCATGTCTCGACGATCCTGCTCACCATGTACGACGGCAGGACCAGGCTCGCCTCCCAGGTGGCCGACGAGGTGCGCAGCCACTTCGGCCATGAGGTCCTGCGGACGAGCATCCCGCGATCGGTCCGTATCTCGGAGGCTCCGAGCTACGGCCAGACCGTGCTCACCTATGACCCGGGCTCCAGCGGCTCGCTCTCGTATCTCGAAGCCGCCCGCGAGATCGCACTGCGCGGGGTCGGCATCAACTACGACCCGACGACGCACATCCCCGCGGGCATTCAGAACAACCAGCACAGCATGTCGGAGGGGATCCAGTGA
- a CDS encoding ParB/RepB/Spo0J family partition protein, whose protein sequence is MSERRRGLGRGLGALIPAAPQEKPAPSMGTASTSPAAVPVLTAERGVAAAKVATLATAPVSRETSVPVQAPEPAAPQLKAPAGAYFAELPLDSITPNPRQPREVFDEDALAELITSIKEVGLLQPVVVRQLAPERFELIMGERRWRACREAGLERIPSIVRDTDDDKLLLDALLENLHRSQLNPLEEAAAYDQLLRDFECTHDQLADRIGRSRPQVSNTLRLLRLSPPVQRRVAAGVLSAGHARALLSVDDSDEQDRLAHRIVAEGLSVRAVEEIVTLLNSEPKSAAKAKGPRAGTRLAPALSDLASRLSDRFETRVKVDLGQKKGKIVVEFASMDDLERILGTLAPGEGRVLNKGLAEESEEGDEA, encoded by the coding sequence GTGAGTGAGCGACGTAGAGGTCTGGGGCGCGGGCTCGGTGCGCTGATCCCCGCCGCCCCGCAGGAGAAGCCCGCACCCTCGATGGGGACGGCTTCCACGTCCCCGGCGGCGGTGCCGGTGCTGACGGCGGAGCGCGGGGTGGCGGCGGCGAAGGTGGCCACGCTCGCCACGGCTCCTGTTTCACGTGAAACATCGGTGCCGGTCCAGGCGCCCGAGCCGGCGGCGCCACAGCTGAAGGCGCCCGCGGGGGCGTACTTCGCGGAGCTGCCGCTGGACTCGATCACGCCCAACCCGCGCCAGCCTCGTGAGGTGTTCGACGAGGACGCCCTCGCCGAGCTCATCACCTCCATCAAGGAGGTCGGGCTGCTCCAGCCCGTCGTCGTACGGCAGCTGGCGCCCGAGCGCTTCGAGCTCATCATGGGCGAGCGGCGCTGGCGGGCCTGCCGTGAGGCGGGTCTGGAACGGATCCCCTCGATCGTGCGGGACACGGACGACGACAAGCTGCTCCTGGACGCCCTCCTGGAGAACCTGCACCGCTCCCAGCTGAATCCGCTGGAAGAGGCGGCGGCGTACGACCAGCTGCTGAGGGACTTCGAGTGCACCCATGACCAGCTGGCCGACCGCATCGGTCGCTCACGCCCGCAGGTCTCCAACACCCTGCGCCTGCTGCGGCTCTCGCCGCCGGTTCAGCGCAGGGTGGCGGCCGGGGTCCTCTCGGCGGGCCACGCCCGGGCGCTGCTCTCCGTCGACGACTCGGACGAGCAGGACCGGCTGGCGCACCGCATCGTGGCCGAGGGGCTCTCGGTACGGGCCGTCGAGGAGATCGTGACCCTGCTGAACTCGGAGCCCAAGAGCGCCGCCAAGGCGAAGGGCCCGCGCGCCGGGACCCGGCTGGCGCCCGCGCTCTCCGATCTGGCCTCCCGGCTCTCGGACCGCTTCGAGACACGGGTGAAGGTCGACCTCGGTCAGAAGAAGGGAAAGATCGTCGTCGAGTTCGCTTCGATGGACGATCTGGAGCGGATCCTCGGCACCCTCGCCCCGGGCGAGGGACGGGTCCTCAACAAGGGTCTCGCCGAGGAGTCCGAGGAGGGCGACGAAGCCTGA
- a CDS encoding GNAT family N-acetyltransferase, which translates to MGRRLAPLTLDNLPDLPKRCRACVFWELDPVSGEAAIKAGTPELEKEAWISAVLLEWGSCGRVVYVDEVPVGFVLYAPPAYVPRSTAFPTSPVSPDAVQLITAWIMPGYQGQGLGRVMVQTVAKDLLRRGFKAIEAFGDARWHEPACVLPADHLLAVGFKTVRPHPRHPRLRLELRTTLSWKEDVELALDRLLGAVQKEPALRPL; encoded by the coding sequence ATGGGGCGTCGGCTTGCACCGCTCACGCTGGACAACCTTCCGGACCTTCCCAAGCGCTGCCGCGCCTGTGTCTTCTGGGAACTTGACCCCGTCAGCGGAGAGGCCGCGATAAAGGCGGGGACGCCCGAGCTCGAAAAGGAAGCCTGGATATCGGCGGTGCTCCTGGAGTGGGGCTCCTGCGGCCGGGTCGTCTACGTAGACGAGGTGCCGGTGGGCTTCGTCCTCTACGCCCCGCCCGCGTATGTGCCGCGCTCCACTGCGTTCCCGACCAGCCCGGTGTCCCCCGACGCGGTGCAGCTGATAACGGCGTGGATCATGCCCGGGTACCAGGGCCAGGGGCTGGGGAGAGTGATGGTGCAGACGGTCGCCAAGGATCTGCTGCGCCGGGGCTTCAAGGCCATTGAGGCGTTCGGGGACGCCCGGTGGCACGAGCCCGCGTGTGTGCTGCCCGCCGACCATCTGCTGGCGGTGGGCTTCAAGACCGTACGGCCGCACCCCCGGCATCCCCGGCTGCGGCTGGAGCTGAGGACGACGCTCTCCTGGAAGGAAGACGTCGAGCTGGCCCTGGACCGGCTGCTGGGAGCCGTCCAGAAGGAGCCCGCCCTGCGGCCGCTGTAG
- the trxA gene encoding thioredoxin: MAGTLKNVTDADFDEVVLKSDKPVLVDFWAAWCGPCRQIAPSLEAIAAEHGDQIEIVKLNIDENPGTAAKYGVMSIPTLNVYQGGEVAKTIVGAKPKAALLRDLDGFIDA; the protein is encoded by the coding sequence GTGGCCGGCACCCTGAAGAACGTGACCGACGCCGACTTCGACGAGGTCGTCCTCAAGAGCGACAAGCCCGTGCTCGTCGACTTCTGGGCCGCGTGGTGCGGCCCGTGCCGCCAGATCGCCCCGTCCCTGGAGGCCATCGCGGCGGAGCACGGCGACCAGATCGAGATCGTCAAGCTCAACATCGACGAGAACCCGGGCACTGCCGCCAAGTACGGCGTGATGTCCATCCCGACCCTGAACGTCTACCAGGGTGGCGAGGTGGCCAAGACCATCGTCGGCGCCAAGCCGAAGGCCGCTCTTCTGCGCGACCTCGACGGCTTCATCGACGCGTAA
- the trxB gene encoding thioredoxin-disulfide reductase: MSDVRNVIIIGSGPAGYTAALYTARASLQPLVFEGAVTAGGALMNTTEVENFPGFRDGIMGPDLMDNMRAQAERFGAELLPDDVVAVDLSGDIKTVTDTAGTVHRAKAVIVTTGSQHRKLGLPNEDKLSGRGVSWCATCDGFFFKDQDIAVVGGGDTAMEEATFLSRFAKSVTIVHRRDSLRASKAMQERAFADPKIKFAWDSEVAEIHGDQKLSGLTLRNTKTGETSELAVTGLFIAVGHDPRTELFKGQLDLDDEGYLKVAAPSTRTNLTGVFGAGDVVDHTYRQAITAAGTGCSAALDAERFLAALADDEKATAAAV; the protein is encoded by the coding sequence GTGAGCGACGTCCGTAACGTGATCATCATTGGCTCCGGGCCGGCCGGCTACACGGCCGCGCTCTACACCGCGCGTGCGTCGCTTCAGCCGCTGGTGTTCGAGGGCGCCGTCACCGCTGGTGGCGCGCTGATGAACACCACCGAGGTGGAGAACTTCCCCGGCTTCCGCGACGGGATCATGGGCCCCGACCTCATGGACAACATGCGGGCGCAGGCCGAGCGGTTCGGCGCCGAGCTGCTCCCGGACGACGTCGTGGCCGTCGACCTCAGCGGCGACATCAAGACCGTCACGGACACCGCCGGCACCGTCCACCGCGCCAAGGCCGTGATCGTCACCACCGGCTCCCAGCACCGCAAGCTCGGCCTGCCGAACGAGGACAAGCTCTCCGGGCGCGGTGTCTCCTGGTGTGCCACCTGTGACGGGTTCTTCTTCAAGGACCAGGACATCGCCGTGGTCGGCGGCGGCGACACCGCGATGGAGGAGGCGACCTTCCTCTCGCGCTTCGCCAAGTCGGTCACCATCGTCCACCGCCGTGACAGCCTGCGTGCCTCCAAGGCGATGCAGGAGCGCGCCTTCGCCGACCCGAAGATCAAGTTCGCCTGGGACAGCGAGGTCGCCGAGATCCACGGCGACCAGAAGCTCTCCGGTCTGACCCTGCGCAACACCAAGACCGGCGAGACCTCCGAGCTGGCGGTCACCGGCCTCTTCATCGCCGTGGGCCACGACCCGCGCACCGAGCTCTTCAAGGGCCAGCTCGACCTGGACGACGAGGGCTACCTCAAGGTCGCGGCGCCCTCCACCCGCACCAACCTCACCGGTGTCTTCGGCGCCGGTGACGTGGTGGACCACACCTACCGCCAGGCGATCACCGCCGCCGGTACCGGCTGCTCCGCCGCTCTCGACGCCGAGCGCTTCCTGGCGGCGCTCGCGGACGACGAGAAGGCCACCGCGGCCGCCGTCTGA
- a CDS encoding anti-sigma factor: MTSTADMTQHPDVSEISDLHEGLLPPSRTADVRRHLDVCDLCADVHASLTEIRELLGTLPGPPRMPADVAGRIDAALAAEALLDATAPPQAAMPVGATAVSVAAETADDAARVSRETSLGSAPADAPAADRPAGRPRAATGPGRPRTPRRRRTAVLGAVFGAAAIGVSVFLVQTLQSSDDPHAGKSDAAVFSGSPLAGQVQNLLSSRPASESAGTSPSGKKPDLGVTSNAPLRAGVPVPPCVQAGTGRTSEPLAAETGDYQGTHAYLIVLPHPTDSTQVQAYVVDASCETAAPGAKGKLLLTHAYPRR, encoded by the coding sequence GTGACATCCACGGCCGACATGACTCAGCACCCGGACGTCTCGGAGATCTCCGACCTCCACGAGGGCCTGCTGCCCCCTTCCCGTACCGCCGACGTACGCCGCCACCTGGACGTCTGCGACCTCTGCGCGGACGTCCACGCCTCGCTGACGGAGATCCGCGAGCTGCTCGGCACCCTGCCCGGGCCGCCGCGCATGCCCGCCGACGTCGCGGGCCGGATCGACGCGGCGCTGGCCGCCGAGGCCCTCCTCGACGCCACGGCGCCCCCGCAGGCAGCCATGCCCGTCGGGGCGACCGCGGTATCCGTCGCAGCCGAGACGGCCGACGACGCGGCGCGTGTTTCACGTGAAACATCGCTCGGCTCCGCCCCTGCCGACGCTCCCGCGGCGGACCGCCCGGCGGGGCGCCCCCGGGCCGCCACCGGACCCGGCCGTCCCCGCACCCCCCGGCGCCGCCGCACGGCCGTACTCGGAGCCGTCTTCGGCGCCGCGGCGATCGGGGTGAGCGTCTTCCTGGTGCAGACGCTCCAGTCGTCCGACGATCCCCACGCCGGGAAGTCCGACGCCGCCGTCTTCTCGGGTTCCCCCCTCGCCGGGCAGGTGCAGAACCTGCTCTCCTCCCGGCCCGCCTCGGAGAGCGCCGGGACCTCCCCGTCGGGCAAGAAGCCGGACCTCGGCGTCACGTCCAACGCCCCGCTGCGTGCCGGCGTCCCCGTGCCGCCGTGTGTCCAGGCGGGCACCGGCCGAACCTCGGAGCCACTCGCCGCCGAGACCGGCGATTACCAGGGCACCCATGCCTACCTCATCGTCCTTCCGCACCCCACGGACAGCACACAGGTCCAGGCGTACGTCGTCGACGCGAGCTGCGAGACCGCCGCGCCCGGCGCCAAGGGCAAGCTGCTGCTGACCCACGCCTATCCCCGTCGGTGA